In Arachis hypogaea cultivar Tifrunner chromosome 17, arahy.Tifrunner.gnm2.J5K5, whole genome shotgun sequence, a single window of DNA contains:
- the LOC112767437 gene encoding probable CCR4-associated factor 1 homolog 11 codes for MTTIYTAMTRVDDERERLQQPPRVFLMPLPMVVGFPPSYCAAQPRFVERLPLLEPSPNSSVVIRQVWAANADSEFQIIGSLIDKYRFVSIDTEFPGVVILPLNKNYRSLVPEETYQVMKANVDALKIIQLGLTLSDEHGNLPDLGTNNRTHYIWQFNFRDFNLMRDIHAKDSVALLRSQGIDFARNEVAGVSSVHFAKLAAASGLLFNKALTWVTFHGAYDIGYLMKILTWGVLPKSLEEFLVLVKELFGGNAYDVKHVMRFCNGLYGGLEKVAETLHVDRVAGKCHQAGSDSLLTCHTFHKIRKTYFLANEDGFRKYVNVFFGLEIAKS; via the coding sequence ATGACGACCATATATACAGCAATGACAAGGGTGGATGATGAACGAGAACGACTTCAACAACCACCGAGAGTTTTTCTGATGCCACTgcccatggttgttggttttccGCCTTCTTATTGTGCTGCTCAGCCAAGGTTTGTGGAGCGACTGCCGCTTCTAGAGCCTAGTCCCAATAGTTCGGTTGTGATAAGGCAAGTATGGGCTGCCAACGCTGATTCCGAGTTCCAAATCATAGGCAGCCTGATTGACAAATATCGATTTGTCTCCATTGACACTGAATTCCCCGGAGTAGTCATCCTGCCCCTCAACAAGAACTACCGGAGTCTTGTTCCAGAGGAAACTTACCAAGTCATGAAGGCCAATGTTGACGCCCTTAAAATCATCCAGCTTGGACTCACTCTCTCCGATGAACACGGCAACCTCCCTGACCTGGGAACCAACAACAGAACTCACTACATCTGGCAGTTCAATTTCCGAGACTTCAACCTCATGCGTGACATCCACGCAAAGGACTCTGTGGCACTCCTACGCAGCCAGGGCATCGACTTTGCACGCAATGAAGTGGCTGGAGTTTCTTCGGTGCATTTTGCGAAGTTGGCAGCAGCATCTGGGCTGCTGTTCAACAAAGCACTGACATGGGTCACTTTCCATGGTGCTTATGATATTGGATATTTGATGAAGATTCTGACTTGGGGTGTTCTTCCGAAAAGCTTGGAGGAGTTCTTGGTGCTTGTAAAAGAGCTGTTTGGGGGAAATGCTTATGATGTGAAGCATGTGATGAGGTTCTGCAATGGCCTCTATGGCGGTTTAGAGAAGGTGGCTGAAACACTTCACGTAGACCGAGTTGCTGGGAAGTGCCATCAGGCCGGGTCTGATAGCTTGCTCACCTGCCACACCTTTCACAAGATTAGAAAAACTTATTTTTTGGCTAATGAGGATGGGTTTAGGAAATATGTTAATGTATTTTTTGGGTTggaaattgcaaaatcttaa
- the LOC112765840 gene encoding thioredoxin-like 3-3, translated as MEKGLSSITTSSSKEGLPLTPHSNFKTASTDDDLAHILFNIKSSKTSAVINYGASWCRVCSEILPAFHRLSNNFPKLSFVYADIDECPETTQHIRYTPTFQFFRDGEKVDEMYGAGEERLRDRVWLHS; from the exons ATGGAGAAGGGCTTAAGTAGCATCACCACCAGCAGCAGCAAGGAAGGGTTACCTCTCACCCCTCATTCCAACTTCAAAACTGCTTCCACCGACGATGACCTCGCTCacatcctcttcaacatcaaatccTCCAAAACTTCC gcTGTTATCAATTATGGCGCCTCTTG GTGCCGCGTGTGCAGTGAAATCCTCCCTGCATTCCATAGATTGAGCAATAATTTTCCAAAGCTCTCCTTCGTCTATGCAGATATTGATGAATGCCCAGAAACAACTCAACACATTCGATACACCCCTACTTTTCAATTTTTTCGAGATGGTGAAAAGGTAGATGAAATGTATGGTGCTGGAGAAGAGAGGCTGCGTGATCGCGTCTGGTTGCACTCTTGA